One stretch of Cohaesibacter intestini DNA includes these proteins:
- a CDS encoding efflux RND transporter periplasmic adaptor subunit, producing the protein MSILKKLLIVPPVALAIGLFVLSGQSAKSPQVATQGKEKPTPVKVIGAKPMTVVPSVSAYGKVQPDRKWDAVAQVAGPVIWTADSLRDGLLIAKGASLLKIDEREYELALAQIEAQIEALNTKTDTIAASLKIEQRALALLEDDLGRKKSLLSRGSTSQAGVDAAERALLTQDAKVQTLKSTLKLNEAEGKVLQQQREISLLNLKRTELKAPFDVRLSSVDISVGQYVNKGQKLFSGDGIAVAEIVAQLPIGALRPLIGKAGEDGAPLNALSSQEGADANRHTAMKAKVVLHTPRSDILWEARVDRVTAAMDPKTRTRGIVLTVQDPYGQASPGQKPPLVTDTAVEVILQGMPRKNMFALPASAIRKGKVMVVDAEKRLRFKPVKVAYIQGDIAVLMSGLEPKEKVIVSDMPAPVDGMLVGPKPDKKLLERVMAEASGKAPSKGAK; encoded by the coding sequence ATGAGTATCCTGAAAAAACTCCTGATTGTTCCTCCGGTGGCCCTCGCAATCGGCCTTTTCGTTTTGTCCGGGCAATCGGCCAAATCTCCTCAAGTCGCAACGCAAGGGAAGGAAAAGCCGACGCCGGTCAAAGTCATTGGTGCCAAGCCAATGACGGTTGTCCCGTCCGTGTCGGCCTATGGCAAGGTGCAGCCGGATCGCAAATGGGACGCTGTGGCGCAGGTGGCCGGTCCGGTTATCTGGACGGCAGACAGTCTGAGGGATGGGTTGCTCATTGCGAAAGGCGCAAGCCTTTTGAAAATCGACGAGCGGGAATATGAACTGGCGCTCGCCCAGATCGAGGCCCAGATCGAGGCGTTGAACACCAAAACGGACACAATTGCGGCTTCGTTGAAAATCGAACAACGAGCCTTGGCTCTGCTTGAGGATGATCTGGGCCGAAAGAAATCCCTGCTTTCGCGCGGCTCGACTTCGCAGGCCGGTGTTGATGCTGCGGAACGGGCATTGCTGACTCAAGATGCCAAGGTGCAGACGCTCAAAAGCACCCTGAAGCTCAACGAAGCGGAAGGTAAAGTTCTCCAGCAGCAACGCGAGATCTCGCTGCTCAACCTCAAACGCACCGAGCTCAAGGCGCCGTTTGATGTGCGGTTGTCGTCGGTTGATATTTCGGTGGGCCAATATGTCAATAAAGGGCAGAAGCTGTTTTCAGGAGATGGCATTGCTGTTGCGGAGATTGTCGCACAATTGCCCATCGGGGCGTTGCGTCCCCTGATCGGAAAAGCGGGCGAAGACGGCGCACCACTCAATGCCTTGTCTTCTCAGGAGGGAGCGGATGCCAACCGCCACACGGCCATGAAAGCCAAGGTGGTTCTGCATACACCCCGGTCCGACATCCTCTGGGAGGCAAGGGTTGACCGCGTGACTGCGGCGATGGATCCCAAAACCCGAACGCGAGGGATCGTGCTGACCGTGCAGGACCCCTATGGGCAGGCCAGCCCGGGGCAGAAACCGCCTCTGGTGACGGATACTGCGGTCGAGGTCATTCTTCAGGGGATGCCGAGAAAGAACATGTTCGCGCTTCCAGCCTCTGCCATTCGCAAAGGCAAGGTGATGGTGGTCGATGCGGAAAAGCGCCTTCGCTTCAAGCCGGTCAAGGTGGCCTATATTCAGGGAGACATCGCCGTTTTGATGTCTGGTCTGGAGCCAAAGGAGAAGGTGATCGTGTCCGATATGCCCGCCCCTGTCGACGGCATGCTGGTGGGACCCAAGCCTGACAAGAAATTGCTCGAACGCGTGATGGCAGAAGCCTCTGGCAAAGCGCCAAGCAAAGGGGCAAAATAA
- a CDS encoding c-type cytochrome yields the protein MTNKLGPIALVAATCLSAPAAAQSGIALYEDNCAACHGGYEMGDDRVAPPIFAVQGHYLSAYPDKTTFTKAIVAWAKDPSLARARMPGAIRRFGLMPAVELSDEDAAKIAEFIYDGQFDRPGWYADHYRQEHGKAPK from the coding sequence ATGACCAACAAACTCGGACCTATTGCCCTTGTGGCCGCAACCTGCCTTTCAGCCCCCGCCGCCGCACAGAGCGGCATCGCGCTTTATGAAGACAATTGTGCTGCCTGCCATGGCGGCTACGAAATGGGAGATGATCGTGTTGCTCCGCCGATTTTCGCGGTTCAGGGCCATTACCTTTCGGCCTATCCAGACAAGACCACCTTCACCAAAGCCATTGTGGCATGGGCAAAGGACCCAAGTCTGGCCCGCGCCCGCATGCCCGGCGCCATTCGTCGGTTCGGCTTGATGCCAGCGGTCGAACTCTCCGATGAGGATGCGGCAAAAATCGCAGAATTCATCTATGACGGTCAGTTTGATCGCCCGGGATGGTATGCCGATCACTATCGTCAAGAGCATGGCAAGGCGCCCAAATGA
- a CDS encoding twin-arginine translocation pathway signal protein produces MNRRTLLTSAALAPVALALSSLAAAAKMVTPWEWTRKNGVTGHMQKDPDPTDKEFEKYPRCTYCGMVREQWSHSRHLIQYDDDSTEGTCSIHCASLSIGLNMDRAPKNIWVGDAGSDAEVKPLIKVEDAHYALDPSKPGTMSATRKWAYADPAKAAAVGAERVVPFEQALEAAYSDMAKNTLMIRKRRAEKRAHMAKKMKMMKDKAN; encoded by the coding sequence ATGAACCGTCGTACCCTTTTGACCTCGGCAGCGCTCGCCCCTGTTGCGCTGGCCCTGTCCTCCCTCGCCGCCGCTGCCAAGATGGTCACCCCTTGGGAGTGGACCCGCAAGAATGGCGTCACGGGCCATATGCAAAAAGACCCCGATCCGACCGACAAGGAATTCGAGAAATATCCGCGCTGCACCTATTGCGGCATGGTGCGTGAACAATGGAGCCACTCGCGCCATCTCATTCAGTATGACGATGACTCGACCGAGGGCACCTGTTCGATCCATTGCGCCTCCTTGTCCATCGGCCTCAATATGGATCGTGCACCCAAAAACATCTGGGTGGGAGACGCAGGATCAGACGCCGAGGTCAAACCGTTGATCAAGGTTGAAGATGCCCACTACGCCCTCGATCCCTCCAAGCCCGGCACCATGTCAGCAACGCGCAAATGGGCCTATGCCGACCCGGCCAAGGCTGCTGCGGTTGGAGCAGAGCGCGTGGTGCCTTTCGAACAGGCGCTGGAAGCGGCTTATTCCGACATGGCGAAAAACACGCTGATGATCCGCAAGCGCCGGGCTGAGAAGCGAGCCCACATGGCCAAAAAAATGAAGATGATGAAAGACAAGGCCAACTAA
- a CDS encoding nitrous oxide reductase accessory protein NosL, with product MCTRPNLTRRSLIAAGLSAPMMLHAAKASASELLFTPFGTPMPHDRDACPVCGMFPARYPDWIATVLYKDGHADHFDGAKDLFKYLLDMDKYASGRKREDILHVGVTDYYAIERIDARKALYVIGSDILGPMGHELVPHPDRYDADEFMKDHQGKRILTFGDVTMDLLLGLDNGEFRLK from the coding sequence ATGTGCACAAGACCCAATCTGACCAGACGCAGCCTGATTGCCGCCGGGTTGTCAGCGCCAATGATGCTGCACGCAGCAAAGGCATCGGCCTCCGAGCTGCTTTTCACACCCTTTGGCACGCCTATGCCGCATGATCGCGACGCCTGCCCGGTTTGCGGCATGTTTCCCGCGCGGTATCCAGACTGGATTGCGACGGTGCTCTACAAAGACGGCCATGCCGACCATTTCGACGGAGCAAAGGACCTGTTCAAATATCTGCTCGATATGGACAAATATGCCTCGGGGCGCAAAAGGGAAGACATCCTGCATGTGGGCGTAACGGACTATTATGCAATCGAGCGGATAGACGCCCGTAAAGCCCTCTATGTCATAGGCTCCGACATTTTGGGACCGATGGGCCATGAACTTGTGCCCCATCCGGATCGCTATGATGCGGATGAGTTCATGAAGGACCATCAAGGCAAGCGCATCCTGACCTTTGGGGATGTGACGATGGATCTTCTGCTTGGCCTGGACAACGGGGAGTTCCGGCTCAAATGA
- a CDS encoding ABC transporter permease, translating into MTHSPLRRQLNLIDFTLAAMRRRLGRNAILFVVYVLVIFLLASVMFFSHAIRREASVMLADAPEITIQHLVMGRHDLVPLSYLDKIGKIRGVRSAEGRLWGYYYDRGTKANYTLMVPGKNATNLKLEEGQTILGEGVARLRKAQKGRILALSSPTGKPLVMRIKDILTSDSALVTSDLVLVSEADFRKFFNLPQDVYTDLVLSVRNQREVATIVGKVSYRLPDARIVTRSDVLRTYEAIFSWREGLLLALLGTSIIAFTIFVFDKASGLSGEERREIGILKAIGWDTGDILAMKVWEAALLSGLSFLTGTLTAYAHVFLFDAGLLKPVLQGWGVLYPDFTLPPAIDGLQLATLAFFTIVPFTAATIVPIWRAAITDPEQVMR; encoded by the coding sequence ATGACCCATTCTCCTCTCCGGCGACAGTTGAACTTGATCGACTTCACACTCGCCGCGATGCGCCGACGCCTCGGGCGCAACGCCATTCTCTTTGTCGTTTATGTGCTCGTTATTTTTCTCCTCGCCTCCGTCATGTTCTTCTCCCATGCCATCCGGCGCGAGGCGTCTGTGATGCTTGCCGACGCCCCGGAAATCACCATCCAGCACCTTGTCATGGGGCGTCACGATCTGGTGCCCCTCTCCTATCTCGACAAGATAGGCAAGATCCGCGGCGTTCGATCGGCAGAGGGGCGGCTCTGGGGTTACTATTATGACCGGGGCACCAAGGCGAATTATACCCTGATGGTGCCGGGCAAGAACGCAACAAACCTCAAGCTGGAGGAAGGCCAAACCATTCTTGGCGAAGGGGTTGCCCGTCTGCGCAAGGCCCAAAAGGGGCGCATACTGGCTCTCAGCTCACCGACAGGCAAACCGCTTGTCATGCGCATCAAGGACATTCTGACCAGCGACAGCGCTCTGGTCACCTCTGATCTGGTGCTGGTCAGCGAAGCGGACTTCCGCAAATTTTTCAACCTGCCGCAAGATGTCTATACCGATCTGGTCCTCAGCGTGCGCAATCAGCGTGAAGTCGCAACGATTGTGGGAAAAGTATCCTATCGTCTACCTGATGCCCGCATCGTCACCCGCAGCGATGTGTTGCGCACTTATGAGGCCATTTTCTCCTGGCGCGAAGGCTTGCTGCTGGCCCTGCTCGGCACCTCGATCATTGCCTTCACGATTTTCGTCTTTGACAAGGCGTCGGGTTTGTCCGGAGAAGAGAGACGGGAAATCGGCATCTTGAAAGCCATTGGCTGGGACACCGGAGACATTCTGGCGATGAAAGTCTGGGAGGCAGCACTGCTGTCCGGCCTGTCCTTCCTGACGGGAACATTGACAGCCTATGCTCATGTCTTCCTGTTTGACGCTGGATTGCTCAAGCCGGTCTTGCAGGGCTGGGGCGTGCTCTATCCCGACTTCACCCTTCCCCCCGCGATTGATGGCTTGCAATTGGCGACGCTCGCCTTTTTCACCATTGTGCCCTTCACGGCCGCCACCATTGTGCCGATCTGGCGGGCCGCCATCACAGACCCGGAACAGGTGATGCGATGA
- a CDS encoding ABC transporter ATP-binding protein: protein MITLENVSKSYNDGQPNEVRAVQSVSLSLPLNQTTVFKGPSGSGKTTLLSVIGCLARPTSGRVHLKGELISGLPEKFMTDIRRQTFGFIFQRFNLIRGMTALENVMAPALPLGLDHGALKRKALDLLTQLRLDHRASAPSELLSGGEAQRVAIARALINDPAILIADEPTANLDTTLTTDFLATMDTLRQAGKTLLMTSHDPRIWQAPLVDRIVSMEDGAVVEIELGTKTGHAPS from the coding sequence ATGATCACACTTGAAAATGTGTCCAAGTCCTATAATGACGGCCAGCCAAACGAGGTCCGGGCCGTCCAGTCTGTCTCCCTGTCCCTCCCCCTCAACCAGACGACTGTCTTCAAGGGTCCAAGTGGCTCTGGCAAGACGACCCTTCTTAGCGTGATCGGCTGCCTCGCGCGACCGACATCAGGTCGCGTGCATCTGAAAGGAGAGCTGATTTCCGGGTTGCCCGAGAAGTTCATGACCGACATTCGCCGTCAGACATTCGGCTTCATCTTCCAGCGTTTCAATCTCATTCGCGGCATGACGGCCCTTGAGAATGTCATGGCCCCGGCCTTGCCACTGGGGCTTGACCATGGAGCACTCAAGCGAAAAGCTCTGGATTTGCTCACCCAATTGCGACTTGATCACCGCGCCTCTGCCCCATCCGAGCTTCTGTCCGGCGGCGAAGCGCAACGGGTCGCCATTGCCCGTGCGCTGATCAACGATCCCGCCATCCTCATTGCTGATGAGCCGACCGCCAATCTCGACACCACCCTCACCACAGACTTTCTCGCCACCATGGACACGCTGCGTCAGGCAGGCAAGACCCTGTTGATGACCAGTCATGACCCACGCATTTGGCAGGCCCCGTTGGTCGACAGGATTGTCAGCATGGAAGATGGGGCTGTTGTCGAGATCGAGCTCGGAACCAAGACGGGACATGCGCCATCATGA
- a CDS encoding D-2-hydroxyacid dehydrogenase family protein — protein sequence MKIHILDDWFDTLKTLPCFGKLDQHQVTVWTDHVEDEARLAERLREADMLVLFRERTNITRALIERLPNLKLISQRGAYPHIDVDALTEKRILLCSKKPANEPNYAAAELTFALILSAMRQLPQQMASLKAGHWQMGVGKGLRHRTLGLYGYGKIAKAVAHYAQSFGMKVVWWASEEGRARALKEGQMVAASRQAFFANSDVVSLHVRLTPETRGLITADDLAAMKPDALLVNTSRSGLMLPNILLEALKAGRPGMAAVDVFDKEPVTDPHDPLLCHPNLIATPHIGFVTEDELDIQFADIFDQINAYANGAPVHMINPEIWPQVQPD from the coding sequence ATGAAGATTCACATTCTCGACGACTGGTTCGACACCTTGAAAACGCTGCCATGCTTTGGAAAGCTGGACCAGCATCAGGTGACGGTCTGGACAGACCATGTCGAGGATGAGGCCCGTCTGGCAGAGCGCCTCAGGGAGGCCGACATGTTGGTCCTGTTCCGGGAGCGAACAAATATCACCCGCGCCCTGATCGAAAGACTGCCCAATCTCAAACTGATCAGCCAACGGGGCGCTTACCCCCATATTGATGTCGATGCCCTGACCGAAAAGCGTATATTGCTATGCTCGAAAAAGCCTGCCAATGAGCCGAATTACGCAGCGGCCGAATTGACCTTTGCCCTCATTCTGTCCGCCATGCGGCAATTGCCCCAGCAAATGGCATCGCTCAAGGCCGGACACTGGCAAATGGGTGTCGGCAAAGGCCTGCGGCACCGGACCCTTGGATTGTATGGCTATGGCAAGATCGCCAAGGCTGTCGCCCACTATGCCCAAAGCTTCGGCATGAAGGTGGTTTGGTGGGCGTCCGAGGAAGGCCGGGCACGGGCCTTGAAAGAGGGTCAAATGGTTGCAGCATCCCGGCAGGCCTTTTTTGCCAACAGCGATGTGGTGTCCCTGCATGTGCGCCTGACGCCTGAGACACGTGGGCTCATCACCGCCGATGATCTGGCCGCAATGAAACCCGACGCCCTGCTGGTCAACACGTCCCGCTCAGGCCTCATGCTGCCAAATATACTGCTTGAGGCGCTCAAGGCCGGTCGCCCCGGCATGGCCGCTGTCGATGTCTTCGACAAGGAGCCTGTCACGGATCCTCATGATCCGCTGCTCTGCCACCCCAATCTCATTGCCACTCCGCATATCGGTTTTGTCACCGAGGATGAGCTAGATATCCAGTTCGCGGACATCTTTGATCAGATCAACGCCTATGCCAACGGGGCACCTGTCCACATGATCAACCCTGAAATATGGCCTCAAGTGCAGCCCGATTGA
- a CDS encoding NAD(P)-dependent oxidoreductase, with translation MAKIGFLGLGLMGRGMAACLLKAGHEVTVWNRSLDKCDALAALGASVAHNPAGAAKEADMVISMVADDGASEQVWMAEDGALSAAKPGMMAVECSTISHVHVTRLAEAAKAHGVHYIDCPVLGPPASAASGSLVLLVGTDADVLAKARPVLEVFSESILHFGAVGTGTSFKLINNMLGAVHVAAIAEATHLAHKLELDPDTLVAAVESGPCASRHTVRMIRAMAHNKLSDQAGLAIGLREKDTRYCMAMAKAHETGLSIGETAYSWYKEALSSVAEEDDSAMLEVITKHNGFVPEA, from the coding sequence ATGGCAAAAATCGGATTTCTGGGCCTCGGCCTCATGGGACGCGGCATGGCGGCGTGCCTTTTGAAGGCAGGTCATGAGGTGACGGTGTGGAACCGGTCTTTGGACAAATGCGACGCGCTAGCTGCGTTGGGTGCCAGCGTGGCGCATAATCCTGCAGGGGCTGCGAAAGAGGCTGATATGGTCATTTCCATGGTGGCCGACGACGGCGCTTCGGAACAGGTCTGGATGGCTGAGGATGGGGCTCTGTCTGCTGCCAAGCCGGGTATGATGGCGGTGGAATGTTCCACGATCTCGCATGTTCATGTGACACGGCTTGCAGAAGCCGCCAAAGCCCATGGTGTGCATTATATCGATTGTCCGGTGCTCGGCCCTCCTGCCAGCGCGGCCAGTGGCAGCCTTGTTCTGCTGGTTGGAACCGATGCGGACGTGCTGGCAAAGGCGCGCCCCGTTCTGGAGGTTTTCTCGGAGTCAATTCTGCATTTTGGGGCGGTGGGGACGGGCACCAGCTTCAAGCTGATCAACAATATGCTGGGGGCGGTGCATGTTGCCGCGATCGCCGAGGCCACCCATTTGGCGCACAAGTTGGAACTGGATCCAGACACATTGGTTGCGGCAGTGGAAAGTGGCCCTTGTGCGAGCCGCCACACGGTACGGATGATCCGCGCCATGGCGCATAACAAACTGTCCGATCAGGCCGGTCTTGCCATTGGGCTAAGGGAAAAGGACACGCGCTATTGCATGGCTATGGCCAAGGCGCACGAGACGGGTCTGTCCATCGGCGAGACCGCCTATAGCTGGTATAAGGAGGCTCTGTCCAGTGTCGCAGAAGAGGATGATTCAGCCATGCTGGAGGTGATCACCAAGCATAACGGCTTCGTACCGGAAGCCTGA
- a CDS encoding substrate-binding domain-containing protein, with translation MFKSLNTLLAAATVAIGLSTAAQAADALKIGFSNRTLNGAFFVGLTEYMKLKGEEAGYEILTTDAAGNLDKQVSDVEDMLAQGIDYLVLNPQDPAAGVRIVDMATKAGIPVIDLDSDISLNAPVVTRVMANNAANNRLIGDFAVEQFGDAPINAVVISGNQGNLVGEARRVNFMSGVMEAQIRDHGSSNFTILAQSWGNWDQQGGLKAMEDALVAHGDKINAVYSEMDDMALGAIRALKAAGKLGDVKVFAHDGYKFALDSIERGELQATASNNPKLLIEKVIEVIKGYEAGKRDFSDYEYIAPLLITKDNVTEYYDPDSLY, from the coding sequence TTGTTCAAATCTTTGAATACCTTACTCGCAGCCGCCACCGTAGCCATAGGCCTCTCCACCGCCGCTCAAGCCGCTGATGCGCTGAAGATCGGCTTCTCCAACCGCACGCTGAATGGTGCCTTCTTTGTCGGCCTGACCGAGTATATGAAGCTCAAGGGCGAAGAGGCAGGATATGAAATTCTGACCACCGATGCAGCCGGCAACCTCGACAAACAGGTCTCTGACGTTGAAGATATGCTTGCTCAGGGCATCGACTATCTGGTGCTCAATCCGCAAGATCCGGCAGCTGGTGTCCGCATCGTTGACATGGCCACCAAAGCAGGCATTCCAGTCATCGATCTGGACAGCGACATCTCGCTCAACGCCCCGGTCGTCACCCGTGTGATGGCCAACAATGCCGCCAACAACCGCCTGATCGGTGACTTCGCTGTCGAACAGTTTGGCGATGCACCTATCAACGCGGTGGTCATTTCCGGCAATCAGGGCAATCTGGTCGGCGAAGCCCGCCGCGTCAACTTCATGTCCGGTGTGATGGAAGCCCAGATCCGCGATCATGGCTCTTCCAATTTCACCATTCTTGCTCAGAGCTGGGGCAACTGGGACCAGCAGGGCGGCCTCAAAGCCATGGAAGACGCCCTTGTGGCCCACGGCGACAAGATCAACGCTGTCTATTCCGAAATGGATGACATGGCGCTGGGTGCCATTCGCGCCCTGAAAGCCGCTGGCAAATTGGGCGACGTCAAGGTCTTTGCCCATGATGGTTACAAATTCGCCCTCGACTCCATCGAACGGGGCGAGTTGCAGGCAACCGCCTCCAACAACCCCAAACTGCTGATCGAAAAAGTGATCGAAGTGATCAAGGGCTATGAGGCCGGCAAACGCGACTTCAGCGATTATGAATATATCGCGCCGCTGCTGATCACCAAAGACAACGTCACTGAATATTACGACCCTGATTCCCTTTACTAA
- a CDS encoding sugar ABC transporter ATP-binding protein: MTHPAIVVEGVKKRFGGVRALSDFNLRVDKGTIHAIVGENGAGKSTFMNILSGIIRRDAGRVLLDNVDVHFENPQQSQQAGVGIVHQELALSPDLSVAENIFLDDMGLGRSTINWAIINARAGELLKSFGFPIDPRTRAGDLSVAYQQMVEITKSLAKDVSILILDEPTAVLTDPEIDLLFANLNKLKAKGVTILYISHRLEEIFRIADGITVIKDGVTVRDLDPKTCTEADIIQAMVGRELKSLFPIKKPASEEKLLEVRNLTRRGLIDDINLHIRKGEVVGLAGLVGSGRTEIAECIFGLSGYQSGEILKSGKPIKVAHPADAVAKGIGLVPENRKEQGVVLPIGIDVNMTMSRLSGVSTFGILQNGREKSLTQRLREQLVIKLGRLSDPVSSLSGGNQQKVVLAKWLNVGCDVLIFDEPTRGVDVGAKSEIYNLIHNLAENGCGLLVISSELPEVIGLCHRVYVMSDGQVAGELQGDELTEENIMHHAIPKRSIQ, encoded by the coding sequence ATGACACACCCTGCGATTGTCGTTGAAGGTGTCAAGAAGCGCTTTGGCGGTGTCCGTGCCCTTTCAGATTTCAACCTGCGGGTCGACAAAGGCACCATCCATGCCATTGTCGGAGAGAACGGCGCTGGAAAATCCACTTTCATGAATATCTTGTCGGGGATCATTCGGCGCGATGCCGGGCGGGTCCTGCTTGACAATGTCGACGTCCATTTCGAGAACCCGCAACAGAGCCAGCAGGCGGGTGTCGGAATTGTCCATCAGGAACTGGCCCTGTCGCCAGACCTGTCGGTTGCAGAGAATATCTTTCTCGACGATATGGGTCTGGGGCGCAGCACCATCAACTGGGCCATCATCAATGCCCGTGCAGGCGAATTGCTGAAATCATTTGGCTTTCCCATTGATCCGCGCACCCGCGCTGGCGATCTCTCGGTTGCCTATCAGCAGATGGTGGAAATCACCAAGTCGCTGGCCAAGGATGTCAGCATTCTCATTCTCGATGAGCCGACCGCCGTTCTGACCGACCCGGAAATCGACCTGCTCTTTGCCAATCTCAACAAGCTGAAGGCCAAGGGCGTCACCATCCTTTATATCTCGCACCGCTTGGAAGAAATTTTCCGCATCGCCGATGGCATCACCGTCATCAAGGATGGGGTGACCGTGCGCGATCTCGACCCCAAGACCTGCACAGAAGCCGACATCATTCAGGCAATGGTCGGGCGTGAGCTGAAATCCCTCTTCCCGATCAAGAAACCGGCCAGTGAGGAAAAACTGCTCGAGGTGCGCAACCTCACCCGCCGGGGTCTGATCGACGACATCAACTTGCATATCCGCAAGGGTGAGGTGGTCGGTCTGGCTGGTCTGGTGGGATCGGGACGCACCGAAATCGCCGAATGCATCTTTGGCTTGTCCGGCTACCAATCCGGCGAAATTCTCAAATCAGGCAAGCCCATCAAGGTCGCCCATCCGGCGGATGCAGTGGCTAAGGGCATCGGCCTCGTGCCGGAAAATCGCAAAGAACAAGGCGTCGTCCTACCCATCGGCATCGATGTCAATATGACCATGTCGCGTCTGTCCGGGGTTTCCACCTTCGGCATCTTGCAAAATGGTCGGGAAAAGTCCCTCACCCAGCGTCTGCGCGAGCAATTGGTCATCAAGCTCGGCCGCCTCAGCGACCCGGTTTCCAGCCTGTCTGGCGGCAACCAGCAAAAGGTGGTGCTGGCCAAGTGGCTCAATGTCGGCTGCGACGTCCTGATCTTTGACGAACCCACCCGCGGCGTCGATGTCGGAGCAAAGTCCGAAATCTACAATCTCATCCATAATCTGGCGGAAAATGGCTGTGGCCTGCTCGTCATCTCTTCTGAACTGCCCGAAGTCATCGGTTTGTGCCACCGCGTCTATGTCATGAGCGACGGACAAGTGGCCGGCGAGCTTCAAGGCGATGAACTGACCGAAGAGAATATCATGCACCACGCCATCCCGAAACGCAGCATCCAATGA
- a CDS encoding ABC transporter permease, translated as MTNLTSQSSASAEFEGWSRTRITRLLLNQSTLIAFIVMLLVAMALTDRFFTYQNFANIMRQCVPLGIVSLGLLFVILTGGIDLSVGSLMAIVSVGVALSIPLYGLVPALAIGLMIGTVFGAFSGILVAYFRVAPFIATLAVMTIARGGALIVSKGQPQFINDYTFNDFGVSSLFGLPSTLYVLLACFIVALFLYGKTVFGRLVISIGSNEIATRFAGIRVERYKFGVYVLSGFACAIAGIIASTRTGVGSPILALGFELDAIAAVVVGGASLSGGRGRVLDTLIGALILSVISNVMNLLNIPGYNQQVVKGVIIILAVLLESLKLRLLYSTRS; from the coding sequence ATGACGAATTTGACCTCGCAAAGCAGCGCATCCGCAGAGTTCGAAGGCTGGAGCCGCACCAGGATCACCCGCCTGCTGCTCAACCAATCGACCCTGATTGCCTTCATTGTCATGCTTCTGGTAGCAATGGCCCTGACGGATCGCTTTTTCACCTACCAGAACTTTGCCAACATCATGCGCCAGTGTGTGCCGCTTGGCATCGTGTCTCTTGGCCTCTTGTTTGTCATTCTGACCGGCGGCATTGACCTGTCGGTCGGCTCGCTGATGGCCATTGTCTCGGTCGGAGTGGCCCTGTCCATTCCGCTCTACGGGCTTGTCCCGGCGCTGGCCATCGGCCTGATGATCGGCACCGTCTTTGGCGCTTTTTCCGGCATATTGGTCGCCTATTTCCGCGTTGCGCCCTTCATAGCGACATTGGCGGTGATGACCATTGCCCGCGGCGGAGCGCTGATCGTCTCCAAAGGTCAGCCGCAATTCATCAACGACTATACCTTCAACGACTTCGGTGTCAGCTCGCTGTTCGGGCTGCCCTCGACGCTCTATGTGCTGCTGGCCTGCTTCATCGTCGCCCTGTTTCTCTATGGCAAGACCGTCTTTGGCCGGCTGGTCATCTCGATCGGGTCGAACGAGATCGCCACACGCTTTGCCGGCATTCGGGTCGAACGCTACAAGTTCGGCGTCTATGTGCTATCCGGCTTTGCCTGCGCCATTGCCGGGATCATCGCCTCGACCCGAACCGGGGTCGGCTCGCCCATTCTCGCCCTTGGCTTTGAGCTCGACGCCATCGCGGCAGTCGTGGTGGGCGGTGCCAGCCTGTCTGGTGGCCGGGGTCGGGTGCTGGACACCCTGATCGGTGCCCTGATCCTGTCGGTGATCTCCAACGTGATGAATCTGCTCAACATTCCCGGCTACAACCAGCAGGTCGTCAAGGGGGTCATCATCATTCTGGCCGTGCTGCTTGAAAGCCTCAAGCTGCGGCTTCTCTACTCCACCCGCTCATAA